A stretch of uncultured Fibrobacter sp. DNA encodes these proteins:
- a CDS encoding four helix bundle protein: protein MKKDNLIAEKTKAFAIQIIHLYLFLSNERKEYVLSKQVLRSGTSIGANVKEATQAQSKADFISKMSIALKEASETEYWLELLKETSFLKENQFKEIYEENESIIKIITKIIKTSKILPNNN from the coding sequence ATGAAGAAAGACAATTTAATTGCCGAAAAAACAAAAGCCTTCGCCATCCAAATTATCCATCTTTATCTTTTTTTGTCCAATGAGAGAAAAGAGTACGTTCTATCCAAGCAAGTTCTTAGAAGCGGAACAAGTATCGGTGCAAATGTAAAAGAAGCAACACAAGCACAGAGTAAAGCCGATTTCATTTCGAAAATGTCCATAGCCTTAAAGGAAGCTTCAGAAACAGAATATTGGCTAGAATTACTTAAGGAAACATCATTCCTTAAAGAAAACCAATTCAAAGAAATCTACGAGGAAAATGAATCTATTATCAAGATTATTACGAAAATAATCAAAACATCAAAAATTCTTCCTAACAACAATTAA